A DNA window from Boseongicola sp. contains the following coding sequences:
- the mraZ gene encoding division/cell wall cluster transcriptional repressor MraZ, which yields MVRRFRGEGHHKVDTKGRVSIPAHFRRVLEAGDPSWSEGKAPELVIVYGDHRRKYLECYTIDAANEVDAKIDRMPRGSIERRMLEKLFNGQSLLTTVDETGRIVLPAKLRQKTELGGEAYFIASGDTFQVWKPETYEAIEEARVEAWLDEKPDDFDVLTLLDRGGEGN from the coding sequence GTGGTTCGGAGATTCAGAGGCGAAGGCCACCATAAGGTGGACACGAAGGGCAGGGTTTCGATCCCAGCCCATTTTCGCCGTGTACTCGAAGCCGGAGACCCATCCTGGAGCGAGGGCAAAGCGCCCGAGTTGGTCATTGTTTATGGCGATCATCGTCGCAAGTATCTTGAGTGTTATACAATTGACGCCGCCAACGAGGTGGATGCGAAGATCGATCGGATGCCGCGTGGTTCGATTGAGCGACGGATGCTGGAGAAGCTGTTTAACGGTCAATCCCTTCTGACGACAGTGGATGAGACCGGGCGGATCGTTTTGCCCGCAAAGCTGCGTCAGAAAACCGAATTGGGCGGCGAGGCGTATTTCATTGCCTCGGGCGATACGTTCCAGGTTTGGAAGCCTGAGACCTATGAAGCCATTGAAGAAGCCAGGGTTGAGGCCTGGCTGGATGAGAAGCCGGACGACTTTGACGTTCTGACGCTTCTGGATCGGGGCGGGGAGGGGAACTGA